The sequence CTACAACCTCGAGCACGGGATCGAGCCGGCGTCGATCGTGAAATCGCTCGACTCGCCGCTGCTGGCGATGTCCAACCTCGACTATCTCGAGCCGATGCAGATCCAGAAGCGCGCGACGCCGGAGGACGAGGAAGCCCTCTCGAAGAAGATCGCGGCGCTCGAAAAGGAGATGCGGGCGGCGGCACGGGATCTGGAGTTCGAGAAGGCGGCGTCGGTCCGCGACGAGCTGCGGCGGCTGCGCGAGCTGCAGATCTTCCGCGCCTGATCGTGTTCGCCCGGTGCGGCGGTCAGGCGCGCCGGGACGCGAGCGAGACGGGATGCGAGCCGCCTCGCGGCGCCCGGAGGCGTACCGGCCGTCCGCCGGAGGGCGACGCGGGCGGCAGGCGTCCGTCGTTGATCGATGTATCGGCGCGCCTGCCGACGGCGCAGCCGCGGTACAGGCCGATCGCGACCAGCGCCAGCACCACGATCGCCGCGATCCAGATGAACGCGGTCTTCGGCTTCGAGAGGTCGGGACGGGCGAAATAGCCGGTTCGGAAGATGTCGACCTGGTTGTGGCAGTTCGGGCATTCGACCGCGTCGTTCCCGATCGGCCGGAGGCAGAAGGGGCATTCCTTCATGGCGCGATCATATTCTCCGCCGGGCAGGCCATTTCGGGCGCAAAATCCCTGAGCCGTTTATAATTTGCGCGTGGCGGAGCTCGAAAACCCCGCGCCTCCCGAGAACCTTCCCGACGCCCCCGGCGTGTATCTCTTCCGGAACGCGCGGGAGCGGATCGTGTACGTGGGCAAGGCGCGGTCGCTGAAGAAGCGGGTCTCCTCCTACTTCCACAAGACGATCGAGGACGCGAAGACGCGCGCTCTCCTTTCGGAATACCGGTCGCTCGAGACGATCGTCACCCGGACCGAGCTCGAGGCGCTCCTCCTCGAGAACGCGCTCATCAAGAAGCACCACCCGCGGTACAACGTCTGCCTCCGCGACGACAAGACCTATCCGTACATCAAGATCACGACGGGGGAGGAGTGGCCCCGCGCGCTGGTCACGCGCCGCGTCCTCGACGACGGGCACTCGTACTTCGGGCCGTTCTGGGGCGGCCTCGTCCGGCGCACGATGAAGATGATCACGCGCCATTTCCAGATCCGCACCTGCTCGATCGAGATCGACGGGCGGCTCCCGCGGCCCTGCCTCTACTACGACCTCCACGCGTGCCTCGGCCCGTGCGTCGCGGGGTTGACGACGAAGGAAGCGTACGACGAGGCGGTGCGCGACGTGATCCTCTTCCTCCAGGGGAAGAACGCCGAGCTCTCGAAGAGCCTGAAGGGAAAGATGGACGCGGCGGCGGCCGGGGAGAACTTCGAGATGGCCGCGGCGTATCGCGACGCTCTCCGCACCGTGGAGGAGATCGCCGAACGCCAGGTCGTGCAGCGTCTCTCGGGCGAGGACGCCGACACCTGGGGAATCCACGAGGACGGCGGCGACGCCGCGGTGCAGGTCCTCGTCGTCCGCGGCGGAACGATCCTCGACCGGCGCGAGATGTTCTTCGAGAAGGTCGAAGGCACCCCCCCCGAGGAGCTCCTCTCGACGGTCATCGCGCAGTTCTATGGACAGACGACCTTCCTTCCGGACGAGGTCCAGGTGCCGTTCGACCTCCCGGACCGGGATCTCCTCGAGCAATTCCTGTCGGAGAAGAAGGGGAGCCGCGTCGGAATCCGGCGGCCGCAGCGCGGCCCCGCGAAGGATCGGCTCGAAATGGCGACGGTCAACGCGCGCTCCCGGCACGAGGCTCGATTCCGGCAGTCGAAGTCCGCGGAGGAGGACGCGGTCGCCCGGCTCTCGAGGCTGCTCGACCTTCCGGAGCCCGCGCGAAGGATCGAAGGCTTCGACATCTCGCACATCCAGGGAACGAATTCCTACGCCTCGATGGTCGTTTTCGAGGACGGCCGCCCGAAGAAGTCCGACTACCGGCTCTTCCGGATCCAGTCGCAGGATCTCCTCGCGCCCGACGACTTCGCCTCGATGGCGGAAGCGGTGTCCCGGCGCTACTCCCGCGTCGCGGCCGAGGGAGGCAGGCTCCCGGATCTCGTGCTCGTCGACGGCGGCCGGGGGCAGCTCTCCGCCGCGATCACCGCGCTCGATCGCATCGGCCTGGAGCTGCCGGTCGTCGGGCTCGCGAAACAGGAGGAGGAAATCTTCGTGCCGGGGCGTCCCGATCCGATCCGTCTCGCCCGCCATGAG is a genomic window of Thermoanaerobaculia bacterium containing:
- a CDS encoding UvrB/UvrC motif-containing protein, with product YNLEHGIEPASIVKSLDSPLLAMSNLDYLEPMQIQKRATPEDEEALSKKIAALEKEMRAAARDLEFEKAASVRDELRRLRELQIFRA
- the uvrC gene encoding excinuclease ABC subunit UvrC encodes the protein MAELENPAPPENLPDAPGVYLFRNARERIVYVGKARSLKKRVSSYFHKTIEDAKTRALLSEYRSLETIVTRTELEALLLENALIKKHHPRYNVCLRDDKTYPYIKITTGEEWPRALVTRRVLDDGHSYFGPFWGGLVRRTMKMITRHFQIRTCSIEIDGRLPRPCLYYDLHACLGPCVAGLTTKEAYDEAVRDVILFLQGKNAELSKSLKGKMDAAAAGENFEMAAAYRDALRTVEEIAERQVVQRLSGEDADTWGIHEDGGDAAVQVLVVRGGTILDRREMFFEKVEGTPPEELLSTVIAQFYGQTTFLPDEVQVPFDLPDRDLLEQFLSEKKGSRVGIRRPQRGPAKDRLEMATVNARSRHEARFRQSKSAEEDAVARLSRLLDLPEPARRIEGFDISHIQGTNSYASMVVFEDGRPKKSDYRLFRIQSQDLLAPDDFASMAEAVSRRYSRVAAEGGRLPDLVLVDGGRGQLSAAITALDRIGLELPVVGLAKQEEEIFVPGRPDPIRLARHESALKLVQRVRDEAHRFAIGRHRRTRTSVALTTRLRSVPGVGPVKAKKLLRRFGSVGRVREAPREEIASVVGARAAENVISHLRDE